In one window of Coralliovum pocilloporae DNA:
- a CDS encoding acetyl-CoA C-acetyltransferase: protein MGNAKEIVIASAARTPVGSFNGALSSVPAHELGAVAIKAALERASVDPADVDEVIFGQILTAGCGQNAARQAAMAAGVPDTSTAWALNQLCGSGLRTVAVGMQQILSGDADIVVAGGQENMSLAPHVAHMRNGYKMGDFKLVDTMLKDGLMDAFNGYHMGNTAENVANQWQITREAQDEFAVKSQNKAEAAQKAGKFKDEIVPVTVKERKGDRIVEDDEYIRHGATLEGMQKLRPAFDREGTVTAANASGINDGAAAVVLMTAEEAEKRGITPLARIVSWATAGVDPSIMGTGPIPSSRKALEKAGWSIDDLELVEANEAFAAQACAVNKDLGWDESIVNVNGGAIAIGHPVGASGARVLVTLLHEMGRRDAKKGLATLCIGGGMGVAMCVERA from the coding sequence ATGGGTAATGCTAAGGAAATTGTGATCGCAAGCGCAGCGCGCACACCGGTCGGTTCGTTTAACGGGGCTCTGTCCAGCGTCCCCGCCCATGAGCTCGGAGCGGTTGCTATCAAGGCTGCTCTTGAGCGTGCCTCTGTTGATCCGGCAGATGTTGATGAAGTGATCTTTGGTCAGATCCTGACGGCAGGCTGCGGTCAGAATGCCGCGCGTCAGGCAGCCATGGCCGCGGGTGTACCGGATACATCAACAGCCTGGGCGCTGAACCAGCTTTGCGGTTCAGGTCTTAGAACGGTTGCCGTCGGCATGCAGCAGATCCTGTCCGGTGATGCCGATATCGTTGTGGCCGGTGGTCAGGAGAACATGTCTCTGGCTCCGCACGTGGCGCATATGCGCAATGGCTATAAGATGGGTGATTTCAAGCTGGTCGATACCATGCTGAAAGACGGCCTGATGGATGCCTTTAACGGCTATCATATGGGCAATACAGCTGAGAATGTTGCCAATCAGTGGCAGATCACCCGCGAAGCTCAGGATGAATTTGCGGTGAAATCCCAGAACAAGGCTGAGGCGGCGCAGAAGGCTGGCAAGTTTAAGGATGAGATCGTCCCTGTCACGGTCAAGGAACGCAAGGGTGACCGGATTGTTGAGGATGACGAATATATCCGTCACGGTGCGACGCTTGAAGGCATGCAGAAGCTGCGTCCGGCGTTTGACCGGGAAGGAACGGTTACAGCAGCGAACGCATCAGGCATCAATGACGGTGCCGCTGCTGTGGTGCTGATGACGGCTGAGGAAGCTGAAAAGCGTGGTATCACACCGCTTGCCAGGATCGTGTCCTGGGCGACGGCCGGTGTTGATCCAAGCATCATGGGGACCGGCCCTATTCCGTCATCCCGCAAAGCGCTTGAGAAAGCCGGCTGGAGCATTGATGATCTTGAACTTGTTGAGGCCAACGAAGCCTTTGCGGCACAGGCCTGTGCTGTGAACAAGGATCTCGGCTGGGATGAGAGCATCGTCAACGTCAATGGCGGCGCAATTGCGATTGGCCACCCGGTTGGTGCATCTGGCGCACGTGTTCTGGTGACTCTGCTTCACGAAATGGGACGTCGTGATGCGAAGAAAGGCCTTGCCACGCTGTGTATTGGCGGTGGCATGGGCGTTGCCATGTGTGTTGAGCGCGCCTGA
- the phaR gene encoding polyhydroxyalkanoate synthesis repressor PhaR, whose product MTQTDQPTIVKKYANRRLYNTGTSTYVTLEDLAEMVKREEDFVVVDAKSGEDITHSVLTQIIFEQENKGQNLLPIAFLRQLIRFYGDSMQNIVPSYLEYSLNAFTQDQAKLREQMAQSFGVPGFGAMEEQVRRNTEMFQHAMQMFVPFANTTAPEQDSDGKDSDAEKSELDILKTQLAEMQKRIESLSDKSK is encoded by the coding sequence ATGACTCAGACTGATCAGCCTACGATTGTAAAGAAATATGCCAATCGCCGCCTGTATAACACGGGCACCAGCACCTATGTGACGCTGGAAGATCTGGCAGAGATGGTCAAGCGGGAAGAAGACTTTGTCGTCGTCGATGCCAAATCCGGTGAAGACATCACGCATTCTGTTCTCACCCAGATTATCTTCGAGCAGGAGAACAAGGGTCAGAATCTTCTGCCCATCGCATTTCTGAGACAGCTCATCCGTTTCTACGGCGACAGCATGCAGAACATCGTGCCGAGCTATCTCGAATATTCGCTGAACGCCTTCACCCAGGATCAGGCAAAATTGCGCGAACAAATGGCACAGTCTTTCGGCGTCCCCGGTTTTGGTGCGATGGAAGAACAGGTTCGCCGGAATACGGAGATGTTCCAGCACGCCATGCAGATGTTTGTCCCCTTTGCCAACACAACAGCTCCCGAACAGGATTCGGACGGCAAGGACAGTGATGCCGAGAAGTCGGAACTGGACATTCTGAAGACCCAGCTCGCAGAAATGCAGAAGCGTATCGAGTCCCTGTCAGACAAGTCCAAGTAA
- a CDS encoding gamma-glutamyltransferase family protein: MRDFHGPGRSPVYALNGMAATSHPEASRTAIDILKAGGNAVDAAVAASAVLAVVEPHMTGIAGDCFAIVTEPDGTIHGLNGSGRSAQAGTLEKLRALSVSDMGEDSVHAITVPGSALAWQTLVEKHGRFGLDRVMARAIDLAEGGYVVAPRVAEDWRGLEERLSRHPGAAKHYLNNGSAPACGARHAVPALGKTFRRFAEKGAMEGFYTGEVAEDIVATVRAAGGLLSLDDLAAVDCLSVDPVYSTYRGVEIAELPPNGQGITALILLNILEQFDLGNLDPEGWERHHLEIEASRVAYALRDRHIADPDFMTESVSDLISKDFALRFAKDIRPDQRNDVIADHVPKQSDTVYLSVVDEERRCVSFINSVYRGFGSAIVTEKTGVALQNRGACFNMIEGHPNCVDGGKRPLHTIVPAMARKDGKTLYSFGVMGGAYQAVGHAHVLVDMLDFGRDPQEALDSPRIFWSDDGTLEVEESMPLLTDIGLQQCGHRITRTTMPHGGGQIIALDHDNDVLIGGSDPRKDGCAIGY; encoded by the coding sequence TTGCGTGACTTTCACGGCCCCGGCAGGTCGCCCGTTTATGCATTGAACGGCATGGCTGCCACATCTCATCCCGAAGCCAGTCGTACTGCGATTGATATTCTCAAGGCCGGGGGCAATGCGGTTGATGCTGCTGTTGCTGCCTCGGCGGTTCTGGCAGTTGTTGAGCCGCACATGACCGGCATTGCCGGTGATTGCTTTGCTATTGTGACAGAACCGGACGGGACCATTCATGGTCTGAACGGATCTGGCCGCTCGGCCCAGGCCGGGACGCTTGAAAAGCTCCGCGCTCTGAGTGTCTCCGATATGGGTGAAGACAGTGTGCATGCGATCACTGTTCCCGGATCGGCTCTCGCGTGGCAGACACTGGTGGAAAAGCACGGCCGGTTTGGTCTTGATCGTGTCATGGCGCGTGCGATCGATCTTGCCGAAGGCGGATATGTGGTTGCGCCGCGTGTGGCAGAAGACTGGCGCGGCCTTGAAGAGCGGCTTTCCCGCCACCCTGGGGCAGCGAAACACTATCTCAATAACGGATCAGCGCCAGCCTGTGGTGCTCGTCATGCTGTGCCTGCACTTGGCAAGACATTCCGCCGCTTTGCTGAAAAGGGAGCCATGGAAGGGTTCTACACTGGCGAGGTGGCAGAAGACATCGTGGCAACAGTGCGTGCGGCTGGCGGTTTGCTCAGCCTGGATGATCTGGCCGCTGTTGACTGCCTTTCCGTTGATCCGGTCTACAGCACCTATCGTGGTGTTGAAATTGCTGAGCTGCCGCCCAATGGCCAGGGCATTACCGCGCTTATCCTGCTGAATATTCTTGAGCAGTTTGATCTCGGCAATCTCGATCCTGAGGGATGGGAACGTCACCATCTAGAGATTGAAGCGTCTCGTGTGGCCTATGCTTTGCGTGATCGGCATATCGCCGATCCGGATTTCATGACGGAATCTGTCTCCGATCTGATCAGCAAGGACTTTGCGCTCAGGTTTGCCAAAGACATCAGACCGGATCAGCGGAATGATGTGATTGCAGATCATGTGCCAAAGCAGTCCGATACGGTCTATCTGTCCGTTGTGGATGAGGAACGCCGCTGCGTATCGTTTATCAACTCCGTCTATCGCGGGTTTGGCTCGGCAATCGTGACCGAGAAAACGGGTGTTGCCCTGCAGAACAGGGGAGCGTGTTTCAACATGATCGAGGGGCACCCCAATTGTGTTGATGGTGGCAAACGACCGCTCCACACGATTGTTCCGGCAATGGCCCGCAAGGATGGCAAGACGCTCTATTCATTTGGTGTGATGGGGGGTGCCTATCAGGCTGTGGGTCATGCGCATGTACTGGTGGATATGCTCGACTTTGGGCGTGATCCGCAGGAAGCGCTCGATTCTCCGAGAATCTTCTGGAGCGATGACGGAACGCTGGAAGTTGAGGAAAGTATGCCGCTTCTGACCGATATTGGCCTGCAGCAGTGCGGACACAGGATAACCCGCACCACAATGCCGCATGGTGGCGGTCAGATCATCGCACTGGATCACGACAATGATGTGCTGATTGGTGGCTCGGACCCACGCAAGGACGGATGCGCTATCGGGTACTAG
- the rpmF gene encoding 50S ribosomal protein L32, with product MAVPKRKVSRMKRGFRRSADALKQPAYVEDKDSGELRRPHHIDLKTGMYRGRQILEPKEN from the coding sequence ATGGCTGTACCTAAGCGTAAAGTTTCGCGGATGAAGCGCGGTTTCCGTCGTTCCGCTGACGCCCTGAAGCAGCCGGCTTATGTCGAAGACAAGGATTCCGGCGAACTGCGTCGCCCGCATCACATCGACCTGAAGACCGGCATGTATCGTGGTCGTCAGATCCTGGAGCCGAAAGAAAACTAA
- the mtgA gene encoding monofunctional biosynthetic peptidoglycan transglycosylase yields MTDERPMYRRLFWRCVRLGLVAVLLIALLPFGLTVLYRYVDPPGSTLMMARVLTGEPVTHDWVPLEQMSPRLIASVIVSEDSRYCSHGGIDWQAIELVLEQAEEGKPLRGASTITMQTVKNLFLWHGRSYLRKALEVPLALWANQVLSKRRLLEIYLNIAEWGPGIFGAEAAARYRFKRSAAKLGREQSALLATSLPNPALRNPARPGRKHKRLGRIIQKRAAQSGGLLDCL; encoded by the coding sequence ATGACCGATGAGAGGCCGATGTATCGACGCCTGTTCTGGCGCTGTGTCCGCCTGGGTTTGGTGGCCGTTCTGCTGATTGCACTCCTGCCGTTTGGCCTGACGGTTCTTTACCGGTATGTCGACCCGCCCGGTTCAACTCTGATGATGGCGCGGGTTCTAACCGGCGAGCCCGTTACGCATGACTGGGTGCCTCTCGAGCAGATGTCGCCAAGGTTGATCGCATCGGTGATCGTCTCAGAAGATTCGCGTTACTGCAGCCATGGCGGAATTGACTGGCAGGCCATTGAGCTGGTGCTTGAACAGGCTGAGGAAGGAAAACCTCTGCGGGGTGCCAGTACGATCACGATGCAGACGGTGAAGAACCTCTTTCTCTGGCATGGCCGAAGCTATCTGCGAAAGGCGCTTGAAGTCCCATTGGCGCTCTGGGCCAATCAGGTCCTGTCAAAACGGCGGTTGCTGGAGATCTATCTGAACATTGCGGAATGGGGGCCAGGTATTTTTGGCGCAGAAGCTGCCGCGCGGTATCGTTTTAAGCGCTCCGCTGCAAAGCTCGGACGTGAGCAGAGTGCTTTGCTGGCGACCAGTCTGCCGAACCCTGCCTTGCGAAACCCCGCCCGACCCGGTAGAAAACACAAGAGGTTGGGCCGTATTATTCAGAAACGTGCGGCGCAATCCGGCGGGTTGCTGGACTGTCTTTGA
- a CDS encoding hydrogen peroxide-inducible genes activator, producing the protein MVVLPSLRQLQYFSVLSETRSFSVAAEKCGVTQSTLSAGIRQLEQVLGGSVVDRSHRDLPLTRLGEAALGRIRSILVDAEALTRLTMLNEGPLTGPLKLGVIPSIAPFLLPRALPALRARYPRLQLVLQEDLTRNLLRDLRGGQLDAALLAFPHSIDGLDDYQVLRDRFYFAAPSGHRLLTNGSVSPRDLADEPLLLLEDGHCLRDHVLDAVGRDHANVLSDIRASSLLMVVQMVDGGLGTTVLPQIAVDSGVLKGTGLDVTPVDGPAAFRDIRLVWRKRSHRSEDYKLLAEGLTEWQIRT; encoded by the coding sequence ATGGTTGTTCTCCCGAGTTTGCGGCAATTGCAGTATTTCTCCGTGTTGTCGGAGACCCGTTCATTCAGTGTTGCGGCGGAAAAATGCGGTGTGACCCAATCGACACTCAGCGCAGGAATCCGCCAGTTGGAACAGGTTCTGGGTGGTTCGGTCGTTGACCGCTCCCATCGTGACCTGCCCCTGACCCGCCTTGGAGAGGCGGCACTTGGTCGCATCCGGTCTATTCTTGTGGATGCAGAAGCCCTGACCCGCCTGACAATGCTGAATGAGGGGCCCTTAACGGGGCCGCTCAAGCTCGGGGTGATTCCATCCATTGCGCCCTTTCTTCTGCCGCGGGCCCTACCCGCGCTTAGAGCCAGATATCCCAGGCTTCAGCTGGTGTTGCAGGAGGATCTGACCCGAAACCTGCTCCGGGATCTGCGTGGAGGGCAGCTTGATGCGGCTTTGCTTGCATTTCCCCACTCGATTGACGGGCTGGATGACTACCAGGTTTTGCGGGACCGGTTTTATTTTGCCGCACCATCAGGCCACCGGCTTCTGACCAATGGATCAGTCTCCCCACGGGATCTGGCAGATGAACCTCTTCTGCTGCTTGAGGACGGGCATTGCCTCAGAGACCATGTTCTGGATGCTGTAGGGCGGGATCACGCCAATGTCTTGTCTGATATCCGGGCTTCCAGTCTCCTGATGGTCGTTCAGATGGTGGATGGCGGGCTTGGGACCACTGTTCTGCCGCAGATTGCTGTGGATAGCGGTGTGCTCAAAGGGACGGGGCTGGATGTGACACCTGTTGACGGCCCGGCTGCATTTCGTGATATCAGGCTTGTATGGCGCAAGCGATCACATCGATCGGAGGACTACAAACTGCTGGCTGAAGGTTTGACAGAGTGGCAGATTCGCACATGA
- a CDS encoding peroxiredoxin, whose protein sequence is MLGIGETLPEFEVVGVKPGFNNINENGESAFETLTEQSFEGQWKVIFFYPKDFTFVCPTEIAEFARLSGEFEERNAVVLGGSTDNEFVKLAWRRDHADLDRLPIWQFADTNGSLIDGLGVRSPDGVAYRYTFIVDPQNVIQHVYANNLNVGRSPKDTLRVLDALQTEELCPCSREVGGDVLQVA, encoded by the coding sequence ATGCTCGGTATCGGTGAAACCCTTCCGGAATTCGAAGTTGTCGGCGTCAAGCCGGGCTTCAACAACATCAACGAAAACGGCGAATCCGCTTTCGAAACACTGACAGAGCAGAGCTTTGAAGGCCAGTGGAAGGTCATCTTCTTCTACCCGAAAGACTTCACCTTTGTCTGCCCGACCGAGATTGCAGAATTTGCGCGCCTCAGCGGCGAGTTTGAAGAACGCAATGCGGTTGTTCTCGGCGGTTCCACCGACAATGAATTCGTCAAGCTGGCCTGGCGTCGTGATCATGCCGACCTTGACCGTCTGCCGATCTGGCAGTTTGCCGATACCAACGGCTCTCTCATTGACGGTCTGGGCGTTCGTTCTCCGGACGGTGTCGCATATCGCTATACCTTCATTGTTGATCCGCAGAATGTGATTCAGCACGTCTACGCCAACAACCTGAATGTCGGTCGTTCCCCGAAAGACACCCTGCGTGTCCTTGACGCTCTGCAGACCGAAGAACTCTGCCCGTGCAGCCGTGAAGTTGGCGGCGACGTTCTGCAGGTTGCATAA
- a CDS encoding polyprenyl synthetase family protein — protein MSKTFEARLIEIADNVEHRLQDLLSDSVRSGEMARPERLMAALRHGALDGGKRVRPFLLMETAHLFGAEDTQSLNTACALECIHCYSLIHDDLPSMDNDGLRRGKPTVHRAFDEATAILAGDSLLTLAFEIMASDEQLTDPQLRITLVRLLAQAAGIGGMIGGQMKDLAAEGRFEKTPVPQLTEPDIRQLQAMKTGALLRFACEAGARIGQASSAHIAQMTRFGDIVGLAFQLADDLLDETATEATVGKATGKDRAAGKATFVTLYGIDGTKTRLQKLVEEARDLLTPFGDKGQCLLEAARFIAARTH, from the coding sequence ATGTCGAAAACATTCGAAGCACGTTTGATCGAGATCGCAGACAATGTCGAGCACCGGTTACAGGATCTGCTGTCGGATAGCGTTCGTAGCGGTGAAATGGCTCGGCCCGAACGGCTGATGGCAGCGCTTCGGCATGGCGCTCTTGATGGCGGCAAGCGTGTCAGGCCTTTCCTGCTGATGGAGACGGCCCACCTGTTTGGTGCGGAAGACACGCAAAGCCTCAATACAGCCTGCGCTCTTGAATGCATCCATTGCTACAGCCTGATCCATGATGACCTGCCTTCCATGGACAATGATGGCCTGCGGCGCGGCAAGCCGACCGTTCATCGCGCCTTTGATGAAGCCACGGCGATACTTGCAGGTGACAGTCTGCTGACACTGGCATTCGAGATCATGGCATCTGACGAGCAGCTGACAGACCCGCAGCTCCGGATCACCCTGGTCCGATTGCTGGCCCAGGCAGCCGGTATAGGCGGGATGATCGGCGGCCAGATGAAAGATCTGGCTGCAGAAGGGCGGTTCGAAAAGACCCCTGTCCCACAGCTGACCGAGCCGGATATCCGCCAGCTTCAGGCAATGAAGACAGGCGCGCTGCTGCGTTTCGCCTGTGAGGCCGGAGCACGCATCGGGCAGGCTTCATCCGCACACATTGCGCAGATGACACGGTTCGGCGATATCGTCGGCCTTGCCTTCCAGCTCGCTGATGATCTTCTGGATGAAACCGCGACAGAGGCAACCGTAGGAAAAGCCACAGGGAAAGACCGGGCCGCAGGCAAGGCCACGTTCGTCACCCTCTATGGTATTGACGGCACAAAGACGCGGCTCCAGAAGCTGGTGGAAGAAGCCCGTGACCTGCTCACCCCGTTCGGTGACAAGGGACAATGCCTTCTGGAGGCGGCACGTTTCATCGCCGCCCGAACGCACTGA
- the ispG gene encoding flavodoxin-dependent (E)-4-hydroxy-3-methylbut-2-enyl-diphosphate synthase, protein MMYQSEPFPRRVSVAVKVGDVVVGSGHPIVVQSMTNTDTADVDSTVAQVAALHKAGSELVRITVDRDESAAAVPKIKDRLDRLGVHVPLVGDFHYIGHKLLADHPACAEALAKYRINPGNVGFGKKKDVQFSSIIEMAMRYDKPVRIGVNWGSLDQALLTKLMDENAEAASPKPAEKVMHEAIIQSALLSADHAEAMGLGRDKIILSAKVSQVQDLIAVYAELATRSDHALHLGLTEAGMGTKGIVASSAAMGILLQQGIGDTIRISLTPEPGGDRTREVQVSQELLQTMGFRTFIPIVAACPGCGRTTSTVFQELAQNIQADIRKNMPVWREKYPGVESLNVAVMGCVVNGPGESKHADIGISLPGTGETPAAPVFIDGKKATTLRGDAIAEEFQAMVQDYIERRFGQ, encoded by the coding sequence ATGATGTATCAAAGCGAGCCATTTCCCCGTCGGGTTTCGGTTGCTGTCAAGGTTGGCGATGTTGTCGTTGGTAGCGGTCATCCCATCGTCGTGCAATCGATGACGAACACGGATACCGCTGATGTGGATTCGACCGTGGCTCAGGTTGCGGCCTTGCACAAGGCGGGTTCCGAACTGGTCCGGATTACGGTTGACCGGGATGAATCGGCGGCTGCCGTGCCAAAAATCAAGGATCGCCTCGACCGGCTTGGCGTTCATGTGCCGCTGGTGGGTGATTTCCACTATATCGGCCACAAGCTTCTGGCGGATCATCCGGCTTGTGCTGAAGCTCTGGCCAAATATCGGATCAATCCGGGCAATGTGGGTTTTGGCAAGAAGAAGGACGTGCAGTTCTCATCCATTATCGAAATGGCCATGCGCTATGACAAACCGGTTCGCATCGGAGTGAACTGGGGGTCTCTCGATCAGGCTCTGCTCACAAAGCTGATGGATGAGAATGCCGAGGCTGCCAGTCCGAAGCCTGCCGAAAAGGTGATGCATGAAGCCATTATCCAGTCGGCGCTTTTGTCAGCGGATCACGCAGAAGCCATGGGCCTGGGGCGTGACAAGATCATCCTGTCTGCCAAGGTCAGTCAGGTTCAGGATCTGATTGCGGTTTATGCAGAGCTGGCAACCCGATCGGATCACGCCTTGCATCTGGGGTTGACGGAAGCGGGTATGGGCACCAAGGGTATTGTTGCGTCCTCTGCGGCCATGGGCATTCTGCTGCAGCAGGGCATTGGCGATACAATCCGGATTTCCCTGACGCCGGAGCCGGGTGGTGACAGAACCCGTGAAGTCCAGGTTTCTCAGGAATTGCTGCAGACCATGGGGTTCCGGACTTTTATTCCCATTGTGGCGGCCTGCCCGGGATGTGGCCGGACCACGTCCACTGTCTTTCAGGAACTGGCGCAGAACATCCAGGCTGACATTCGCAAGAATATGCCTGTCTGGCGGGAGAAATATCCCGGTGTCGAGAGCCTCAATGTGGCTGTGATGGGCTGCGTGGTGAATGGCCCGGGTGAATCAAAGCACGCGGATATTGGCATTTCCCTGCCGGGAACCGGCGAGACCCCGGCCGCGCCTGTTTTCATTGACGGCAAGAAGGCGACCACGCTCCGAGGCGATGCCATCGCAGAAGAGTTTCAGGCTATGGTGCAGGACTATATCGAGCGCCGCTTTGGCCAGTAA
- a CDS encoding 3-hydroxybutyrate dehydrogenase translates to MLNGKTAVITGSTSGIGLGVAEELAKQGCNIVLNSFTDTDADHALAARIASDHGIQAAYISADMSDGEACAALIEKAADRFDRAVDILVNNAGIQFVAPVDEFPVEKWDAIIAINMTSNFHTIRAAVPGMKAAGWGRIVNIASAHGLTASPYKSAYVTAKHGVLGLTKTVALELAEQGVTCNAVCPGYVLTPLVEKQIPEQMAAHKMSRDDVVRNVMLQRQPTRDFVSIEQVGQTTAFLCSDAASQITGTSISVDGGWTAL, encoded by the coding sequence ATGCTGAACGGTAAAACCGCAGTTATTACAGGCTCCACATCAGGCATTGGCCTCGGTGTCGCTGAAGAGCTTGCAAAGCAGGGCTGCAACATCGTCCTCAACTCCTTTACCGATACGGATGCAGACCATGCTCTTGCAGCACGCATAGCGTCTGATCATGGCATCCAGGCTGCCTATATTTCCGCCGACATGTCGGATGGTGAGGCCTGTGCGGCTCTGATTGAGAAAGCGGCAGACCGGTTTGATCGAGCCGTTGATATTCTTGTCAATAATGCGGGCATCCAGTTTGTCGCACCGGTGGATGAGTTCCCCGTTGAGAAATGGGACGCGATCATCGCCATCAACATGACCTCGAACTTTCACACCATTCGTGCCGCAGTCCCGGGCATGAAGGCTGCCGGGTGGGGCCGTATCGTCAACATCGCATCAGCTCACGGCCTGACGGCTTCTCCTTACAAATCAGCTTACGTAACAGCCAAACACGGGGTTCTCGGCCTCACCAAGACCGTGGCCCTGGAACTGGCCGAGCAGGGCGTAACCTGTAACGCCGTCTGTCCGGGTTATGTGCTGACGCCACTTGTTGAGAAGCAGATCCCCGAACAGATGGCAGCCCATAAGATGTCTCGGGATGATGTGGTGCGGAATGTCATGCTGCAGCGGCAGCCGACCCGTGATTTCGTCTCCATTGAGCAGGTCGGTCAAACCACAGCGTTCCTCTGTTCTGATGCGGCCAGCCAGATCACCGGTACATCCATCTCGGTTGATGGTGGTTGGACGGCACTCTGA
- a CDS encoding patatin-like phospholipase family protein: protein MAAGTKRVNLALQGGGAHGAFTWGTLEALLQDGRVEIDGITGTSAGAMNAVVLAEGYRLGGRDGACAHLEAFWKGISDASRYSPMQRTVFDVLSGNWSLDQSPSYLFFDLVSRLASPYDLNPLNLNPLIQQLDELVDFKALRADSPIRLFIAATNVQKGKIRIFEQEELTAKAIMASACLPFIFQAIEIDGEAYWDGGYMGNPPLYPLFYKTETRDTIIVQINPLERQETPRSARDILNRVNEITFNATLTRELRAIDFVTRLIDEGRLDSTDYMRVNLHRIESNDEITPLSASSKLNAEWAFLSHLRDLGYRAGQNWLELNFDQIGKNSTLKLKEEFL from the coding sequence ATGGCTGCTGGCACAAAACGCGTCAACCTGGCCCTTCAGGGTGGCGGCGCTCACGGAGCATTCACCTGGGGCACCCTCGAAGCGCTGCTACAGGACGGGCGAGTGGAGATTGACGGTATTACCGGCACAAGCGCTGGCGCAATGAACGCGGTGGTGTTGGCAGAAGGTTATCGCCTCGGCGGGCGCGATGGAGCATGTGCCCATCTGGAAGCCTTCTGGAAGGGCATTTCAGATGCAAGCCGCTACAGTCCCATGCAACGGACTGTCTTTGATGTGCTGTCCGGCAACTGGAGCCTGGACCAGTCACCATCCTACCTGTTCTTCGACCTGGTCAGTCGGCTGGCCTCACCTTACGATCTCAATCCGCTCAACCTCAATCCTCTGATCCAGCAGCTGGACGAGCTGGTGGATTTCAAGGCTCTGAGAGCAGACAGCCCCATCCGGCTGTTCATTGCAGCAACCAATGTGCAGAAGGGCAAAATCCGGATTTTTGAGCAGGAAGAACTGACTGCCAAAGCAATTATGGCATCTGCCTGCCTGCCCTTTATCTTTCAGGCCATCGAGATTGATGGCGAAGCCTACTGGGATGGCGGCTATATGGGCAACCCTCCCCTCTACCCCCTGTTCTACAAGACAGAAACCCGGGATACGATCATTGTTCAGATCAATCCGCTCGAGCGGCAGGAAACACCGCGCAGCGCCCGGGATATCCTCAACAGGGTCAATGAGATCACGTTCAATGCAACGCTCACCCGGGAACTGCGCGCTATCGATTTCGTCACCCGCCTGATCGACGAAGGCCGTCTGGACAGCACGGATTACATGCGTGTGAATCTGCATCGCATTGAATCCAACGATGAGATCACACCTCTTTCTGCGTCCAGCAAGTTGAATGCTGAATGGGCCTTCCTGTCTCATCTCAGAGATCTTGGTTACAGAGCCGGTCAAAACTGGCTTGAACTGAATTTCGATCAGATCGGCAAGAACTCTACGCTTAAGTTGAAAGAAGAATTTTTATAA